Proteins from one Dysgonomonas sp. HDW5A genomic window:
- the nadB gene encoding L-aspartate oxidase, whose translation MIYTDILVIGSGISGLSYALKVAQERPDAKITIITKSDDEESNTKYAQGGVAVVTNFEKDSFEKHIEDTLRAGGGLCNREVVEIVIKEGPQRIKEIIDWGVNFDKNSSDTYDLGREGGHTENRVIHHKDITGAEIERALLHAINKLENTQLLNHHYVIDLITEHHIPNEPFDKYSLNCYGAYVLDIKTQQVKKMSAKITLMATGGCGHVYKNTTNPIIATGDGIGLAHRAKAKISNMQFIQFHPTAFYSNRAGQLSLISEAVRGFGAKLRTAAGEPFMHKYDEREELASRDIVARAIDSEMKLLGDDYVCLDCRSLDREEFLKHFPNIYQQCLDEGYDMFKDLIPVVPASHYLCGGIDVDTFGQSTIKNMFAVGECSNTGLHGANRLASNSLLEALVFGHRAAIKTVERLNEDQFNYTNLNKVPEWDEKGLKVNEEMVLLNYLRKQLQVLMSDLVGIVRSNSRLEMAKQKEEEIYRAVKEIYNFSFLSPQLSELRNLVSVAYLIITQSIEQKENRGAFYNKSLDKK comes from the coding sequence ATGATTTACACAGATATCTTAGTTATCGGATCGGGTATATCGGGTTTATCGTATGCTCTTAAAGTAGCACAGGAAAGACCTGACGCCAAAATTACAATCATAACCAAATCGGACGACGAAGAGTCCAATACCAAATACGCACAGGGAGGGGTTGCAGTAGTAACCAACTTCGAAAAAGACAGCTTCGAGAAGCATATCGAAGATACACTGCGTGCAGGCGGAGGATTATGCAATAGAGAAGTAGTCGAAATTGTGATTAAGGAAGGCCCTCAACGGATCAAGGAGATTATTGATTGGGGCGTTAACTTCGACAAAAACAGCAGCGACACATACGATTTAGGGAGAGAAGGCGGACATACCGAAAACCGTGTTATACACCACAAGGATATAACCGGAGCCGAGATAGAACGTGCACTCCTGCATGCCATCAATAAACTGGAGAATACTCAACTATTGAATCATCACTACGTAATAGACCTTATTACCGAACATCATATTCCCAATGAGCCTTTCGACAAATACAGCCTCAACTGTTATGGTGCTTATGTTTTAGACATCAAAACACAGCAGGTCAAAAAAATGTCGGCAAAAATCACCCTAATGGCAACAGGTGGATGCGGGCACGTATATAAAAATACAACGAACCCGATTATAGCTACAGGAGACGGCATAGGGTTGGCACATCGGGCAAAAGCCAAGATCAGCAATATGCAGTTTATCCAGTTTCATCCTACTGCATTTTACAGCAATAGGGCGGGACAATTATCACTTATATCGGAAGCTGTAAGAGGATTCGGAGCAAAATTGCGGACGGCTGCAGGCGAACCTTTTATGCACAAATATGATGAAAGGGAAGAACTCGCTTCACGTGATATTGTTGCCAGAGCCATCGACAGCGAAATGAAGCTGTTAGGTGACGATTATGTATGTTTGGATTGCAGATCCCTCGACAGAGAAGAATTTTTGAAACACTTCCCCAATATATACCAGCAATGTCTGGACGAAGGATACGATATGTTTAAAGATCTCATACCCGTTGTTCCCGCGAGCCATTACTTATGCGGAGGTATTGATGTGGATACATTCGGACAAAGTACTATTAAAAATATGTTTGCCGTTGGCGAATGTTCCAACACAGGATTACATGGTGCAAACCGACTGGCGTCAAACTCTTTGCTTGAAGCATTGGTATTCGGACATCGGGCAGCTATCAAAACGGTTGAACGATTAAACGAAGATCAGTTCAATTATACCAACCTCAACAAAGTACCCGAATGGGATGAAAAGGGGCTGAAGGTAAATGAAGAAATGGTTCTTCTCAACTATCTCCGTAAACAGCTACAGGTTTTGATGAGTGATCTTGTAGGTATTGTACGCTCGAACAGCCGCCTCGAAATGGCTAAACAAAAGGAAGAAGAGATATACAGGGCAGTAAAAGAGATATATAATTTCTCGTTTTTATCACCTCAACTGTCAGAATTAAGAAACTTAGTAAGTGTAGCCTACCTGATTATCACACAAAGTATAGAACAGAAAGAGAACAGAGGTGCATTTTACAACAAAAGCTTAGATAAAAAATGA
- the nadA gene encoding quinolinate synthase NadA, with the protein MPQQLENAIATLSQKGYLNMEIPKGIDLIAEINKLRKEKNAIILAHYYQTGDIQDIADYLGDSLQLARAAEKTDADMIVFCGVHFMAETAKIVNPTKKVVLPDTLAGCSLADSCSGEGLREMRKQYPNAIVISYINCDSTVKAESDIIVTSSNAEHIINALPMDQEIIFAPDKNLGAYLNQVTGRKMILWDGACYVHEAFSLERIGQQMLDNPKAKLIAHPEAKAPLLKVASYVGSTSNLLKYVVEDSGTEYIVATEEGILHEMQKKAPNKKLIPALVNDKSCNCGECAFMKLNTMQKLYLCMKYELPEITLDEDLRIKALQPINRMLEMSKAIK; encoded by the coding sequence ATGCCTCAACAACTAGAAAACGCCATAGCAACATTATCTCAAAAGGGATATTTAAATATGGAAATTCCGAAAGGAATAGATTTGATAGCAGAAATAAACAAACTGCGTAAAGAAAAGAATGCAATTATACTTGCCCACTATTATCAAACTGGAGATATTCAGGATATAGCCGATTATTTGGGCGATAGTTTACAATTGGCTCGTGCTGCCGAAAAAACAGATGCCGATATGATTGTATTCTGCGGTGTGCATTTTATGGCTGAGACTGCAAAAATTGTAAATCCAACCAAAAAAGTGGTACTTCCCGATACATTGGCAGGATGCTCTTTAGCCGACTCATGCTCGGGTGAAGGTCTTAGAGAAATGCGGAAACAATATCCCAATGCGATAGTAATCAGTTACATTAATTGCGATTCGACGGTAAAGGCCGAAAGCGATATTATAGTAACCTCATCCAATGCGGAGCATATCATAAATGCACTGCCCATGGATCAGGAAATAATATTTGCACCGGATAAAAATCTCGGAGCATACTTGAATCAGGTAACAGGTCGGAAAATGATTTTGTGGGATGGTGCTTGTTATGTGCATGAAGCATTCTCATTAGAAAGAATCGGTCAACAAATGCTTGATAATCCCAAAGCAAAATTGATAGCTCACCCCGAAGCTAAAGCTCCTCTTCTGAAAGTAGCCAGCTATGTGGGATCGACCTCTAATCTACTGAAGTATGTAGTGGAAGACAGCGGCACTGAATATATTGTTGCCACCGAAGAAGGTATTCTACACGAGATGCAGAAAAAAGCTCCTAATAAGAAGCTTATTCCTGCCTTAGTGAACGACAAGAGCTGCAATTGTGGAGAGTGTGCATTTATGAAACTCAATACCATGCAAAAGCTTTACTTATGTATGAAATATGAGTTGCCCGAGATAACATTGGATGAAGATTTACGCATAAAAGCACTTCAACCCATCAACAGAATGCTCGAAATGTCGAAAGCCATTAAGTAA
- a CDS encoding TonB-dependent receptor: MHNKNYLISEVKNYVLKSTLTIFALLVAGVLFSQTSIKGVVTDAKTGETLPGVAISLKNTTQGVMSDMDGTYQLNVGPGKHIITASYLSYGALEITDVEVKKGEVTSLDIPMKESLTALNEVVVVAMARINSEVSLLNSMKNANGIVSGVSSQQISRNQDRDASEVIRRIPGISIMDNKFIVARGLSQRYNNVWINNSATPSSEADSRSFSFDLIPSSQIENIMIVKSPQPELPADFSGGFVKVATKGIPNENSMEISYGTGFNTETQFKDFKYNPGSATDFLGFDNGHRALRDIVPFRLDGDNTDMVDAVTKNGFNNNWNIKTRSPLPDQRFSFAMSRRINTEGGQQWGLTSAVNYSYTSRTLMGMRNAQYEVYNDIADIAEPDNDYTDDQYNRNARLGAMVNLSFISNKNNHYEFQNIFNQLGQDRYTFREGTDYTSGRSKRQEKQEYLYSSRTTYSGQFTGKHTLPFADKLDWTLGFSYANKNQPDRRMINRTENASTPEDPFNGQMYISQADIERNFIDLSEYTYNAGANYSHDLKINSSITSTLKGGFYGEYKVKDYNTRDFDYLYNENYFPYSFRFGDVVNDILIPENFGAGRLYINESTNNVDSYDGNNKLLAAYLAINIPYNKFNIYAGARFEHDIMTLTNFISPVGFETKDSEYKTTDVFPSLNVSYNLDKSNILRFAYGMSINRPEFREVSPASFYDFDLFNRIQGNPDLKAAYIQNIDLRYELYPSSGELISVALFYKHFDNPIEWTFVNTGGGSRIFTFENALSGQNLGIEVDLKKRLDFIGLKDFSAVVNGSLIKSKVKFDESSTEDERPLQGQSPFLVNAGLFYQSEPMQLTAGLMYNIIGKRIVGIGLKSKSENSTVNDDIPDMYEMPRNVLDFTVTKRIGKQVEIAAAVKDIFSQDVVYKQFPKFIDSDGVMHEREQTTRRYNPGRNISISAKFNF, from the coding sequence ATGCACAACAAAAATTATCTTATTTCGGAAGTGAAGAATTACGTATTAAAATCGACCTTAACAATTTTCGCACTACTTGTTGCCGGTGTACTATTTTCCCAAACATCTATTAAAGGAGTTGTAACAGATGCTAAAACGGGGGAGACTTTACCCGGAGTAGCTATTTCGCTAAAGAACACAACTCAGGGAGTAATGAGCGATATGGATGGAACTTATCAGTTGAATGTTGGTCCCGGAAAGCATATCATTACAGCATCTTACCTTTCATATGGAGCTTTGGAAATAACGGATGTAGAGGTTAAGAAGGGAGAAGTAACCAGCTTGGATATACCGATGAAAGAGTCGCTCACCGCATTGAATGAAGTGGTTGTAGTAGCCATGGCTAGAATTAACTCGGAAGTATCGTTACTCAATTCGATGAAGAATGCAAATGGTATTGTAAGTGGTGTTTCATCACAGCAAATATCGAGAAACCAAGATCGTGATGCTTCGGAAGTTATCAGGCGAATTCCCGGAATATCTATTATGGATAATAAATTTATAGTTGCCAGAGGATTGTCTCAACGGTATAATAACGTATGGATCAATAATAGTGCAACGCCCAGTTCTGAAGCCGATAGCCGTTCTTTCTCGTTCGACCTTATTCCCAGTTCGCAGATTGAGAATATTATGATCGTAAAATCTCCACAACCCGAACTTCCCGCCGATTTTTCGGGAGGTTTCGTAAAAGTGGCAACCAAAGGTATTCCGAATGAGAATTCGATGGAGATCAGTTATGGAACAGGTTTCAATACAGAAACGCAATTTAAAGACTTTAAATATAACCCCGGAAGTGCTACCGATTTTCTGGGATTTGATAACGGACATAGAGCTTTGAGAGATATTGTTCCATTCAGACTCGATGGCGATAATACCGATATGGTGGATGCTGTAACTAAAAACGGATTCAATAACAACTGGAATATAAAGACCAGAAGTCCTTTGCCCGATCAACGTTTCTCTTTTGCCATGAGCAGGCGTATCAATACCGAAGGCGGGCAACAATGGGGATTGACCAGTGCCGTCAATTACAGTTATACAAGCCGTACTCTAATGGGTATGAGGAATGCACAGTATGAAGTGTATAATGATATAGCAGATATAGCTGAACCAGATAATGATTATACTGACGATCAGTATAACCGGAATGCTCGATTGGGAGCTATGGTTAACCTATCCTTTATTTCGAATAAAAATAATCACTACGAATTTCAGAATATTTTCAATCAGTTAGGACAGGATCGCTATACATTTCGTGAGGGAACGGACTATACCAGCGGACGTTCGAAAAGACAAGAAAAACAGGAATATTTATATTCAAGCCGAACTACCTATTCGGGGCAGTTTACAGGAAAGCATACTCTGCCTTTTGCCGATAAGCTCGATTGGACTTTAGGCTTTTCGTATGCCAATAAAAATCAGCCCGACCGAAGGATGATCAATCGTACTGAAAATGCTTCTACACCCGAAGACCCGTTTAATGGGCAGATGTATATTTCGCAGGCTGATATCGAACGAAATTTTATAGACCTGAGTGAATATACATATAATGCAGGAGCAAATTATTCGCATGATCTGAAGATCAATTCATCAATAACTTCGACCTTGAAGGGAGGCTTTTATGGAGAATATAAAGTGAAAGATTATAATACACGAGACTTTGACTATCTATATAATGAAAATTATTTCCCTTATAGCTTTCGCTTTGGTGATGTTGTGAACGACATTCTTATCCCTGAGAATTTTGGAGCAGGCAGGTTATATATTAATGAGTCTACTAATAATGTAGATAGTTACGATGGAAATAATAAATTATTGGCGGCTTATTTAGCCATAAACATTCCCTATAATAAATTTAATATTTATGCAGGAGCACGTTTCGAGCATGATATTATGACCTTAACCAACTTTATATCACCCGTCGGTTTTGAGACGAAAGATTCGGAATACAAAACGACAGATGTCTTTCCCTCATTAAATGTGAGTTATAATCTCGATAAATCCAATATCCTGCGATTTGCTTATGGAATGTCGATCAATCGTCCCGAGTTTAGAGAGGTTTCACCCGCTTCATTTTATGACTTCGACCTGTTCAACCGAATACAAGGTAATCCCGATTTGAAAGCAGCCTATATTCAAAATATAGATCTTAGGTACGAACTTTATCCATCTTCGGGTGAGCTAATATCTGTAGCACTATTCTATAAACATTTCGACAATCCGATTGAATGGACTTTTGTTAATACAGGAGGAGGAAGCCGGATATTCACTTTCGAAAATGCTTTGTCAGGGCAGAATCTAGGGATTGAGGTAGACCTGAAAAAGCGTCTTGACTTTATTGGACTGAAAGATTTCTCGGCAGTTGTCAACGGGTCATTAATCAAGAGTAAAGTCAAATTTGATGAAAGCAGTACCGAAGACGAGCGTCCGCTACAAGGACAATCTCCCTTCTTGGTAAATGCCGGACTTTTTTACCAGAGTGAACCCATGCAACTGACAGCTGGACTTATGTATAACATCATCGGTAAACGGATTGTAGGTATAGGACTTAAAAGCAAAAGCGAGAACAGTACTGTGAATGACGATATACCCGATATGTATGAAATGCCACGAAATGTGCTTGACTTTACGGTAACTAAACGAATTGGTAAACAGGTCGAAATTGCAGCAGCTGTAAAAGATATATTTTCTCAGGATGTCGTTTATAAACAGTTCCCCAAATTTATAGATAGCGACGGGGTGATGCATGAAAGAGAGCAAACAACGAGGCGATATAATCCGGGGCGGAACATAAGTATCTCTGCCAAATTCAATTTTTAA
- a CDS encoding AMP-binding protein — protein MYQLDRTKQTITIEEKAYLPDVFLDENSPEFISQSDFHNDLFLFLKDWFSDSPTLKVQTSGSTGIPKEMLVEKSRMMQSAQLTCSFLGLKKGDSTLLCMSLDYIAGKMVVVRALVAGLDLYPIPPSGNPLKDTDKEFCFAAMIPLQVFNSLQSDTEKKRLSNIKNLIIGGGSIDPQIEKAIKSFSHKVYSTYGMTETLSHIALRQLNCNKASDHYYPFDSVILSISEDNALIIDAPLVSNERLYTNDIVEIYEDKSFRIIGRKDNIINSGGVKIQIEEVEALLKPALNNGFAITSLPDPKFGEIVVLAIEREIDENLISNLLPVYFMPKKIIRVNKIPLTETGKISRVALKQLVLNKSANSQ, from the coding sequence ATGTACCAATTAGATAGAACAAAACAGACAATAACGATTGAGGAAAAGGCATATTTGCCTGATGTATTCTTGGATGAAAATTCACCTGAATTTATCTCTCAATCCGATTTTCATAACGATTTGTTTTTGTTCTTGAAAGATTGGTTTTCCGATTCTCCAACATTAAAGGTTCAGACATCGGGGTCAACAGGTATTCCTAAAGAAATGCTTGTCGAAAAAAGCAGGATGATGCAAAGCGCACAATTGACCTGCTCTTTTCTTGGCTTAAAAAAGGGAGATTCTACTCTGCTTTGTATGTCTTTGGATTATATTGCAGGTAAGATGGTAGTGGTTCGTGCGTTGGTCGCAGGATTAGATTTATATCCTATTCCACCATCGGGCAATCCATTAAAAGATACTGACAAGGAATTTTGTTTTGCGGCAATGATTCCCTTGCAGGTATTCAATAGTTTGCAATCGGATACAGAGAAAAAACGATTAAGCAATATCAAGAACCTCATTATCGGGGGAGGTTCAATTGATCCTCAGATAGAAAAAGCGATAAAGAGTTTTTCTCACAAGGTATATTCTACTTATGGTATGACCGAAACGCTTTCTCACATTGCCTTGCGGCAATTGAATTGCAATAAAGCTTCGGATCATTATTACCCTTTCGACTCGGTTATTTTATCTATATCAGAAGACAATGCGTTGATTATAGATGCTCCATTGGTTTCAAATGAACGCCTCTACACAAATGATATAGTGGAAATATATGAGGACAAGAGTTTTCGTATTATCGGACGGAAAGACAATATAATCAATAGTGGTGGAGTGAAAATTCAGATAGAAGAAGTAGAAGCTTTACTAAAACCTGCATTAAACAACGGCTTTGCCATCACATCCCTACCCGATCCTAAATTTGGAGAGATTGTGGTATTAGCCATCGAGAGGGAAATTGACGAGAATTTAATCTCGAATTTATTGCCTGTATATTTTATGCCTAAAAAAATAATTCGGGTAAATAAAATACCCTTAACCGAAACAGGTAAAATAAGCAGAGTCGCATTAAAACAGCTTGTTCTAAACAAGTCCGCCAACTCCCAATAA
- a CDS encoding o-succinylbenzoate synthase: MEFKIKIIPYTLQFKRPAGTSRGVYHDHKIWYVVIYSPSDPQHWGIGECAPLFDLSCDYNEDYKQTLERFCKELEESKTLNTEALRPYPSILFGLETALRHYESRSFKLWDNSFTEGKKGIPINGLIWMGDFQYMHEQIEAKMAQGFHCIKLKIGAINFEDEIKLLQHIRKHFSADQITLRVDANGAFAPDEALDKLKRLSELNLHSIEQPIRAGQWDEMARLTKETPLPIALDEELIGVHQPEEKRRLLETIRPQYIILKPTLHGGISGSEEWINLAEELKIDWWITSALESNIGLNAIAQWCATFDNPLPQGLGTGGLYTNNIEMPLTIKGDCLWSNPNGQFPTLDNLI, translated from the coding sequence ATGGAATTTAAGATAAAAATAATACCTTATACCTTACAGTTTAAAAGACCGGCAGGCACGTCACGAGGAGTATATCACGACCATAAAATCTGGTATGTAGTGATTTATTCGCCCTCCGATCCTCAACATTGGGGAATTGGAGAATGTGCACCTTTATTCGATCTGAGCTGTGATTATAATGAGGATTACAAACAAACATTGGAACGGTTTTGTAAGGAACTAGAAGAAAGTAAAACCTTGAATACGGAGGCTTTGCGTCCCTACCCTTCTATTCTATTCGGGTTAGAAACTGCTTTACGCCATTACGAAAGCCGAAGTTTTAAGCTTTGGGATAATTCGTTCACAGAAGGTAAGAAAGGTATTCCGATCAATGGCTTAATCTGGATGGGCGATTTTCAGTATATGCACGAACAGATAGAAGCCAAGATGGCACAAGGTTTTCACTGTATCAAACTGAAAATAGGAGCTATCAATTTCGAGGATGAAATCAAACTTCTCCAACACATACGGAAGCATTTTTCAGCAGATCAAATTACTTTAAGGGTAGATGCAAACGGAGCTTTTGCACCTGATGAGGCTTTGGATAAATTGAAACGCCTTTCGGAACTGAACTTACATTCCATTGAACAACCTATACGTGCAGGTCAATGGGACGAAATGGCTCGATTAACCAAAGAAACTCCTTTACCTATTGCATTGGATGAAGAGCTTATAGGCGTTCATCAACCCGAAGAAAAAAGGCGATTGCTCGAAACGATCAGACCTCAATATATTATTCTGAAACCAACTTTACATGGTGGTATCAGTGGTTCTGAGGAATGGATAAACTTAGCCGAAGAATTAAAAATCGACTGGTGGATAACCTCAGCCTTAGAATCTAATATTGGCTTAAATGCCATCGCTCAATGGTGTGCTACTTTTGATAACCCTCTACCGCAAGGCTTGGGAACAGGTGGTCTTTACACCAATAACATCGAAATGCCACTAACTATCAAAGGTGATTGTTTGTGGAGCAATCCGAACGGTCAGTTTCCCACACTAGACAATCTGATATAA
- the menB gene encoding 1,4-dihydroxy-2-naphthoyl-CoA synthase, which produces MSTTRQWETIKEYEDILFDYFEGIGRITINRPRYRNAFTPTTTMEISDALRICHENQDIYVVVLTGAGDKAFCAGGDQNVKGKGGYIGKDGVPRLQVLEVQKQIRSMPKPVIAMVNGFAIGGGHVLQVICDISIASENAIFGQTGPKVGSFDAGFGSSYLARIVGQKKAREIWFLCRQYSAQEALEMGLVNTVVPFDQLEDETVKWAHEMMQHSPMALRMIKMGLNAELDGQAGIQELAGNATLLYYLTDEAQEGKHAFLEKRKPDFKKFPKFP; this is translated from the coding sequence ATGTCAACTACAAGGCAATGGGAAACCATCAAAGAATACGAAGATATTCTATTTGATTATTTTGAGGGAATAGGTCGAATCACTATCAATCGTCCACGCTACCGCAATGCGTTTACTCCTACAACCACTATGGAGATCAGTGACGCTTTACGCATTTGTCACGAAAATCAAGATATTTATGTAGTAGTCCTTACAGGTGCAGGCGACAAGGCGTTTTGTGCGGGTGGCGATCAGAATGTAAAAGGCAAAGGCGGATACATCGGAAAAGATGGTGTACCTCGTTTACAAGTTCTTGAAGTACAGAAACAAATTCGCTCAATGCCTAAACCTGTTATCGCCATGGTAAACGGTTTTGCAATCGGTGGCGGACACGTTTTACAAGTTATTTGCGATATATCAATTGCTTCAGAGAATGCTATTTTCGGACAAACAGGCCCTAAAGTAGGTAGTTTCGATGCAGGTTTCGGGTCTTCTTATCTGGCTCGTATTGTAGGTCAGAAGAAAGCTCGCGAAATATGGTTCCTTTGCCGTCAATATTCAGCTCAAGAAGCTTTGGAAATGGGATTGGTAAATACAGTTGTTCCTTTCGATCAGTTAGAGGATGAAACTGTAAAATGGGCACATGAAATGATGCAACATAGCCCAATGGCATTGCGTATGATAAAAATGGGATTGAATGCCGAACTCGATGGCCAGGCAGGGATACAGGAACTTGCAGGAAATGCAACACTTCTTTATTATCTGACCGATGAAGCTCAAGAGGGTAAACACGCTTTCTTAGAAAAACGTAAACCCGATTTTAAGAAATTCCCTAAGTTTCCTTAA
- the menD gene encoding 2-succinyl-5-enolpyruvyl-6-hydroxy-3-cyclohexene-1-carboxylic-acid synthase, translated as MFSVKKNVLQTVALLKAYGVKQIVLSPGSRNAPLMQTFSQDAFFECHTIVDERNAAFYALGIIQALQQPVAICCTSGSALLNYAPAVSEAYYQQLPLIVVSADRSPEWIGQMDGQTLPQAGVFGSLSKKSVHLPEINNETDEWFCNRLINEALIACTADASGPVHINIPLYEPLFDYSEESLPEVRKIDYARPRKSVEISSFVEKWHKMPKRLIIVGQLFQTPKLTELLEGLAEKTDCIVFTENLSNSVSPLFISNFDALLYTISEEDKESFSPDLVITLGGHIVSKRLKHFIRQHKPKNHWHLTESGEVVDLFQSLTDLVETEAIEFFSKLSSEVQDNREKPFFDLWKNTSLLIPEPKEDIPFSDISVTGDFLKVMPKNSVLHLANSSTVRNVQLFQLDKSIKVYCNRGVNGIESTLPSVIGFASVYKDPVYLIIGDLSFFYGLNALWNIQHIKNLRILLINNGGGGIFHLLPGLNKAASLKEYVSAEHTTQAKDWALAAGLKYLNAENRNDLKESLKAFIDTKTDQSVLLEVSTNMEISKKAFQEYYHNLKTII; from the coding sequence ATGTTTTCAGTAAAGAAAAATGTATTACAAACAGTAGCTTTACTCAAGGCTTATGGAGTAAAGCAAATTGTACTTTCGCCTGGATCGCGTAATGCTCCATTGATGCAGACTTTTTCGCAAGATGCGTTTTTTGAGTGCCACACGATTGTGGATGAACGAAATGCAGCTTTTTATGCTTTGGGAATAATACAGGCTTTGCAACAACCTGTTGCTATTTGTTGTACGTCGGGTTCTGCATTGCTAAACTATGCTCCGGCAGTAAGCGAAGCCTATTACCAACAATTGCCTTTGATAGTAGTTTCGGCTGACCGCTCTCCCGAGTGGATCGGACAAATGGACGGACAGACTTTACCTCAAGCAGGAGTATTCGGTTCGTTATCGAAAAAATCGGTTCACCTACCTGAGATTAATAACGAAACAGACGAATGGTTTTGCAATCGGTTAATCAATGAAGCTTTGATAGCTTGCACTGCCGATGCTTCGGGTCCTGTACATATAAATATACCATTGTACGAACCTCTTTTTGATTATTCGGAAGAATCTCTTCCCGAAGTAAGAAAGATCGATTATGCAAGACCTCGAAAATCTGTTGAAATAAGCTCTTTTGTTGAAAAGTGGCACAAGATGCCTAAACGTTTAATCATTGTAGGACAACTGTTTCAAACTCCCAAACTAACTGAACTACTTGAAGGTTTAGCAGAGAAAACCGACTGTATAGTCTTTACTGAAAATCTATCGAATAGTGTTTCACCTTTATTTATCAGCAATTTCGATGCTTTACTATATACCATATCTGAAGAGGATAAAGAAAGCTTTTCGCCTGATCTGGTTATCACACTCGGTGGGCATATTGTTTCGAAACGATTGAAGCACTTTATCAGACAACATAAACCTAAGAATCACTGGCATCTGACTGAGTCGGGCGAAGTAGTAGACTTGTTTCAATCATTGACCGATTTAGTGGAAACAGAAGCTATTGAATTCTTTTCTAAATTGTCATCAGAAGTCCAAGATAATAGAGAAAAACCATTCTTCGATTTATGGAAGAATACCTCTCTACTCATACCCGAACCAAAAGAAGATATACCTTTCTCGGATATATCGGTTACGGGTGATTTTTTAAAGGTAATGCCGAAAAATTCGGTTTTGCACCTAGCCAATAGTTCTACGGTACGGAATGTGCAGTTGTTTCAATTGGATAAATCAATCAAAGTATATTGCAATAGAGGTGTGAATGGTATAGAAAGTACCCTACCCTCTGTAATCGGATTCGCTTCCGTTTACAAAGATCCTGTCTATTTAATTATAGGGGATCTTAGTTTCTTTTATGGACTGAATGCTTTGTGGAATATACAACACATCAAAAATTTACGAATACTCTTAATCAATAATGGTGGTGGTGGAATCTTCCATCTGCTTCCGGGCTTAAATAAAGCTGCTTCGTTAAAAGAATATGTGTCGGCAGAACATACTACACAAGCAAAAGACTGGGCTTTAGCAGCAGGATTAAAATACTTGAATGCAGAGAATAGAAATGACCTGAAAGAAAGCCTTAAAGCATTCATTGATACCAAAACCGACCAATCGGTTTTACTGGAAGTATCTACAAATATGGAGATTAGCAAAAAAGCTTTTCAGGAATATTATCATAATCTAAAAACAATAATATAA